In Neisseria animalis, a single window of DNA contains:
- the secA gene encoding preprotein translocase subunit SecA gives MLTNIAKKIFGSRNDRLLKQYRKSVAKINALEADMQALSDEALQAKTAEFKERLANGETLDGILVEAFAVCREASRRVLGMRHFDVQLIGGMVLHNGKIAEMRTGEGKTLVATLAVYLNALSGKGVHVVTVNDYLAARDAGIMEPLYNFLGLTVGVIVSNMEPFYRQSAYGADITYGTNNEFGFDYLRDNMVTDQYDKVQRELNFAVVDEVDSILIDEARTPLIISGQADDNVQLYQIMNAVPARLVRQETEEGEGDYWVDEKAHQVILSESGHEHAEQILTQMGLLQENDSLYSAANITLMHHLMAALRAHSLFHLDQHYVIQDGEIVIVDEFTGRLMAGRRWSEGLHQAVEAKEGVEIKRENQTLASITFQNYFRLYTKLSGMTGTADTEAFEFQSIYGLETVIIPTNRPIQRKDFNDQIFRSAEEKFEAVVKDIQACHENGQPVLVGTTSIENSELVSNLLNKAGLPHNVLNAKEHEREALIVAQAGKVGAITVATNMAGRGTDIVLGGNLKHQTDAIRADETLSDDEKTAQIAALESGWQQEHEKVLAAGGLHIIGTERHESRRIDNQLRGRAGRQGDPGSSRFYLSFEDPLLRLFALDRAAAILNRLSPERGVAIEHGLLTRQIEGAQRKVEGRNFDMRKQVLEYDDVANDQRKVIYHQRNEILTNQEVSGLAKDIREEVISDLVDLHIPPESMEEQWNIAALEAQLAGEFRVQADIKAWLEADNTLDGQDIKDRLIQRIEAEYAEKVELVGQQPMANFERNVMLQVIDNQWREHLAAMDHLRQGIHLRSYAQKNPKQEYKREAFTMFENLWHSIKHNIASLLASVQIERNEHTAQELPEQTVNNIHAAQPDAPDMEELLGESKTNLATEAFDPNSMDLSPEALSLQGYVVHRNDPCPCGSGLKYKQCHGKLS, from the coding sequence ATGCTGACAAACATTGCAAAAAAAATCTTCGGCAGCCGCAACGACCGTCTGCTCAAACAATACCGAAAATCCGTAGCGAAAATCAACGCACTCGAAGCCGACATGCAGGCTCTAAGCGACGAGGCTTTGCAAGCCAAAACCGCAGAATTCAAAGAACGCCTCGCCAACGGCGAAACGCTCGACGGCATTTTGGTAGAAGCCTTTGCCGTCTGCCGCGAAGCCAGCCGCCGCGTATTAGGTATGCGCCACTTCGACGTACAACTCATCGGCGGCATGGTACTGCACAACGGCAAAATCGCCGAAATGCGTACCGGCGAAGGCAAAACACTGGTTGCCACACTTGCCGTTTACCTCAATGCCCTTTCCGGAAAAGGCGTGCACGTTGTCACCGTCAACGACTACTTGGCCGCACGCGATGCCGGCATCATGGAACCGCTGTATAACTTCCTCGGCCTGACTGTCGGCGTGATCGTATCCAATATGGAGCCGTTCTACCGCCAAAGCGCATACGGTGCCGACATCACCTACGGCACCAACAACGAATTCGGTTTCGATTACCTGCGCGACAACATGGTGACCGACCAATACGACAAAGTACAACGCGAATTAAACTTCGCCGTTGTCGATGAAGTCGACTCCATCTTAATCGATGAAGCCCGTACCCCCCTGATTATTTCCGGACAGGCCGACGACAACGTCCAACTCTACCAAATCATGAATGCCGTTCCCGCCCGACTGGTCCGCCAGGAAACGGAAGAAGGCGAAGGCGATTACTGGGTGGACGAAAAAGCCCATCAAGTCATCTTGAGCGAATCCGGCCACGAACACGCCGAGCAAATTCTGACCCAAATGGGGCTGCTGCAAGAAAACGACTCCCTTTACTCCGCCGCCAACATCACCCTGATGCACCACCTGATGGCGGCATTGCGCGCACACAGTCTGTTCCATTTGGATCAGCACTATGTCATCCAAGACGGCGAAATCGTCATTGTAGACGAATTTACAGGCCGCCTGATGGCAGGACGCCGCTGGTCCGAAGGCCTGCACCAAGCCGTAGAAGCCAAAGAAGGCGTGGAAATCAAGCGTGAAAACCAAACGCTGGCCTCCATCACCTTCCAAAACTACTTCCGGCTCTATACCAAGCTCTCCGGCATGACCGGCACGGCCGATACCGAAGCATTCGAATTCCAAAGCATTTACGGCTTGGAAACCGTCATTATCCCGACCAACCGCCCTATCCAGCGCAAAGACTTCAACGACCAAATCTTCCGAAGTGCCGAAGAAAAATTCGAAGCAGTCGTCAAAGACATCCAAGCCTGCCACGAAAACGGCCAGCCGGTACTGGTCGGCACCACCAGCATCGAAAACTCCGAACTGGTATCCAACCTGCTCAACAAAGCAGGCCTGCCGCACAATGTCTTAAATGCCAAAGAACACGAACGCGAAGCCTTAATCGTTGCCCAAGCAGGCAAAGTCGGCGCGATTACCGTTGCCACCAACATGGCCGGCCGCGGTACCGACATCGTACTGGGCGGTAATCTCAAACATCAAACCGATGCCATCCGCGCCGATGAAACCCTGAGTGATGACGAGAAAACCGCACAAATCGCCGCATTGGAAAGCGGTTGGCAGCAAGAGCATGAAAAAGTATTGGCAGCCGGCGGTCTCCACATCATCGGCACCGAACGTCACGAAAGCCGCCGCATCGACAACCAACTGCGCGGCCGTGCAGGCCGCCAAGGCGACCCCGGCTCCAGCCGCTTCTACCTCTCCTTTGAAGACCCGCTGCTGCGCCTGTTCGCCCTCGACCGCGCCGCCGCCATCCTCAACCGCCTCTCGCCCGAACGCGGCGTCGCCATCGAACACGGCTTGCTGACCCGCCAAATCGAAGGCGCGCAACGCAAAGTCGAAGGCCGCAACTTCGATATGCGCAAACAAGTCTTGGAATATGACGACGTTGCCAACGACCAACGCAAAGTGATTTACCACCAGCGCAATGAAATCCTTACCAATCAGGAAGTCAGCGGCTTAGCCAAAGACATTCGTGAAGAAGTCATCAGCGATTTGGTCGATTTGCATATTCCTCCGGAAAGCATGGAAGAGCAATGGAATATTGCCGCACTCGAAGCCCAGCTTGCCGGAGAGTTCCGCGTACAGGCAGACATCAAAGCGTGGCTGGAAGCTGACAACACCTTAGACGGACAAGACATCAAAGACCGCCTGATTCAGCGCATCGAAGCCGAATACGCCGAAAAAGTAGAATTGGTCGGCCAACAGCCTATGGCAAACTTCGAGCGCAACGTCATGCTGCAAGTCATCGACAACCAATGGCGCGAACATTTGGCTGCCATGGACCATCTGCGCCAAGGTATCCACTTACGCAGCTACGCCCAAAAAAATCCGAAACAGGAATACAAACGCGAAGCCTTTACCATGTTTGAAAACCTGTGGCACAGTATCAAACACAACATTGCCTCCCTGTTGGCCTCCGTTCAAATCGAACGCAACGAGCATACCGCCCAAGAGCTGCCGGAGCAAACCGTTAACAATATTCATGCCGCGCAACCCGACGCACCGGACATGGAAGAATTACTCGGCGAATCCAAAACCAACTTGGCTACCGAAGCATTCGACCCCAACAGCATGGATCTCAGCCCCGAAGCACTCTCGTTGCAAGGTTACGTTGTTCACCGCAACGACCCCTGCCCGTGCGGCAGCGGTTTGAAATACAAACAGTGCCACGGCAAACTGAGCTGA
- the azu gene encoding azurin has translation MKAYLALISAAVIGLAACSQEPAQQPAAEAAPAAEASAAPAEAAPAEASAEAAPAEAAAGNCSVVVESNDAMQFDTKDIQVSKACSEFTITLKHTGTQPKASMGHNIVIAKAEDMDGVFKDGLAAGPDADYVKANDERVIAHTKLIGGGEESSVTFDPAKLADGSYKFVCTFPGHAALMNGTLTLVD, from the coding sequence ATGAAAGCTTATTTGGCTCTGATTTCTGCCGCCGTAATCGGTTTGGCAGCCTGCTCGCAAGAACCTGCACAACAACCGGCTGCCGAAGCCGCACCTGCCGCCGAAGCCTCTGCTGCGCCTGCGGAAGCCGCACCGGCTGAGGCCTCTGCTGAAGCTGCACCTGCCGAAGCTGCTGCAGGAAACTGCTCTGTAGTGGTTGAGTCAAACGACGCCATGCAGTTCGACACTAAAGATATCCAAGTGAGCAAAGCATGTAGCGAATTTACCATTACCCTGAAACACACCGGTACCCAACCTAAAGCCAGCATGGGTCACAACATTGTTATTGCTAAAGCCGAAGACATGGACGGCGTATTCAAAGACGGTTTGGCTGCAGGTCCTGATGCCGACTACGTTAAAGCCAACGACGAGCGCGTAATTGCCCACACCAAACTGATCGGTGGCGGTGAAGAGTCTTCTGTAACCTTCGATCCTGCCAAACTGGCTGACGGCAGCTACAAATTCGTATGTACTTTCCCGGGCCACGCTGCATTGATGAACGGTACATTGACCTTGGTTGACTAA
- a CDS encoding DciA family protein, with protein MDFNHLKRVGPGDGAGVPAHLHNLLQISRYWQKLDKEVGRILPANLRPYVRTACIEGDVLVLLAANSMAASRLKMLLPALQPSLVAVHEGLSSVRVRLVPQTPEAERVNRLELSETAVANFEQTAECLAERHPKLAQALARLAQKHRKP; from the coding sequence ATGGATTTCAACCATCTGAAACGGGTGGGGCCGGGTGATGGTGCGGGTGTTCCGGCACATTTGCACAACTTGTTGCAGATTTCCCGCTATTGGCAGAAGCTGGATAAGGAAGTTGGGCGGATACTGCCTGCCAACCTGCGTCCTTATGTCCGAACCGCCTGTATCGAGGGTGATGTATTGGTTTTGTTGGCGGCCAACAGTATGGCGGCTTCGCGTTTGAAAATGCTGCTGCCTGCGCTGCAGCCGAGTTTGGTGGCTGTGCATGAAGGATTGAGCAGCGTGCGTGTCCGTCTGGTTCCGCAAACGCCTGAAGCGGAACGGGTAAACCGTTTGGAGTTGAGCGAAACGGCTGTGGCGAATTTCGAGCAAACGGCGGAATGTTTGGCAGAGCGCCACCCCAAGCTGGCTCAAGCCTTGGCAAGGCTGGCGCAAAAGCACCGTAAGCCGTAA
- a CDS encoding hemerythrin domain-containing protein, translating to MNPFETQSVTFAEPIDMLYACHGKVRRFCSQIDMLPGYIAEHGCNEAVLQAVRQISQYFNVAAPLHHEDEEENFFPLLLQYAPQAQAGVDELLHQHESLHANWSALYQEFQNLEADPQYPLQAEVLKRFTDGYAVHLGIEEPLFDMGKEFIPQEKLAEIGKIMAARRQK from the coding sequence ATGAACCCCTTTGAGACCCAAAGTGTTACCTTTGCCGAACCCATCGACATGCTCTACGCCTGCCACGGGAAAGTACGCCGTTTTTGCAGCCAAATCGATATGCTGCCCGGTTATATTGCCGAGCACGGCTGCAACGAGGCCGTATTGCAGGCGGTGAGGCAGATCAGCCAGTATTTCAATGTGGCTGCTCCACTGCATCACGAGGATGAAGAAGAAAACTTTTTCCCGCTGCTTTTGCAATACGCCCCGCAGGCGCAGGCGGGTGTGGACGAATTGCTGCATCAGCACGAAAGCCTGCACGCCAATTGGAGCGCACTTTATCAAGAGTTTCAAAATTTGGAAGCGGATCCGCAATATCCGCTGCAAGCCGAAGTTTTGAAACGCTTTACAGACGGCTATGCCGTGCATTTGGGTATTGAAGAGCCGCTGTTTGATATGGGTAAAGAATTTATTCCGCAGGAAAAATTAGCGGAAATCGGCAAGATTATGGCGGCAAGGCGGCAGAAGTAA